In Motacilla alba alba isolate MOTALB_02 chromosome 2, Motacilla_alba_V1.0_pri, whole genome shotgun sequence, the DNA window aaaaactgtgtgGCATTTGCTAAAACTAATATTTTTGGTAAACATCTCTGAACTAAGTTTTGGATATGTGGTTTGGTCATGCATtcagaaatctgtatttcagttttggtttgggttCAACTACACCACAGCAGTATTTCAGTCTCTGAGGAAGTTCCTTGCCACCACTCTTGatttcaggtgtttttttaaaagatcacCTGGAATTTTTGGTGTCTGCAAGTCTCAATGTGAGGTGTCAAGCCCTGCTTAAAGTCCAAGTCAATGTCCCACGGCCACGGGGTCAGAACTGGGAGCATCCACCTTTCCAAAAGACATAAAGAAGAGGAGCAGTGTCCTTTGGCTTTTCCAACGCACAGGGCAGTTGCATTCAGGCCATGTTTGTTCAATGCTCAATGATTCATGACTTAAGGAGGGAACTGAACAAAGTCACCAAACTCCCAAGGAATATaagtaaaaaaatccccatgCAAATTCCACAGTGTTACACTGTGGTGTTGGACCACCTGCAATCCAGCACCAGCTGGACCAGGTGTCAGTGGGTCTGTCCCTGGATGGTTTGGGAGTACAAAAGCATCAGAATATACAATAAGGTTGAATGCTGTCAAGGATTCATTAATTCATAATGAGAAGGAGCTTGAGCATCTTACTTTCTCTAAAAGGAAGAAACGTTTTTCAAGCCTGTCATTGAGAATCTCGTGTTACATTGCCAAAACTGACACAAGACTACAGCAAGGAATTTCCATTCAATGCCCTACATCCAGCAGATGCCTATTTGCAATGCTATAAATGGGGAAAGGACACAGTGTGATAGGTCTTGGTTGGACAAGCTTGTCTCTCCTCTTGAACAtgttcagaaaattaaatatgacaACATCAAGTTTATCTCAATACCCCTTTCTTGCTCAGGAGAAATGAATTATCTACAGCTTTACAGCCTTCTCTTACAATGATTAACTAATTTAATATTGATATTTTATCTTGTCCCTCAGATTTAAGTCTGTTTCTGGCTCTGCAAATTCTTTGCATTAGCACAGGCACACTGGCAAGaagtgcctgcagcagaggcatTTCTACAAAGAGTTTTTCCATCCCATCTTTTCAGCATAATGTTACATTGCTCTTCCAAAACTTGGGAACATTTTGAACCATTTTTTGTTCAGCAGCCAAACAAAACTGTTCCCAAGTGCTCTTGGCTGATGCAATTTCACCATACCTGAGTGCTATGAAAAGTGAACTTCTGCTAACTTTTCGTGTCTGAGTATTTGAATTCAAGCCCAAATCTTTCACCCTGCAGCACAATACACCAGCAGTGAAGGCACAGCCCATGGCAATGTGTTTCTGCACACATCCATGACAAACTTGCAAAGGAGGGGGGGACACTTTTGCCCCTCATTCTTTACTTCCCATGAACTAAACATGAAAACAGCTCAGGAAATTATTCCTTAAGAACAGGATTatttgaaaggggaaaaaaaacccaccaaaagaaaccaaaaccataGCTATGAAATTGCTTAAGGCACCAAGTTTTAATTTACTAAATCTAACAGCACTACTTGTGTGCTTTTAGAGGGTTCACTGATGTACCTATTCATCCTAGACTACTTTTTCTTAGTCTTGGTAGCCAgttttactatttattttagGAATGTGATTGACATCcattgtttcttctctttgaatTGCAGCAACAACTGTGAGAAAGATGCTGTGATCGTTTCAGTGATCAATGGTTTCACATCCATCTACGCTGCCACTGTCATATACTCCATCATTGGATTCAGAGCCACAGCAAGATATGATGACTGTTTTGACAAGTGAgttattgggaaaaaaaccccacagaataTGCAGGTGCTTGTTAGCCTACTGACAATGGATTTATCATTTCTGAATCATTGCAGCTCTTGACTCACATGGCATCAGAACCACTCATGAAAATACGGAATCTTGTGGAACAAATCCCATGGAAAGTGATAATTGTTTAAGCCACCTTATTTcctacataaatatattttacattattcTCCATGCTGGCATAGGGCATGAATGTAATAGTCCCTGTTCCTGTGTTAGCTCCATGTTTAGGTTTCCTCCTGGAGAGCTCAAAAGCTCAGGTCTCATTAGAGGTGGCTCATTTTACCAGAGCAGCCAGACTCTGTGGTTTCCAGTCTAGTTCCTCCACATTCAACTGTGAAAGTGCGTGATTCACAGCTGCAGACAACTTAGACGTTCCCATAAGCCACCCACTCTGGGGACTGGTGTTTAGTCTGCAAGGCTAAGACAAGCACCTAAATCCTGCAAGGGTTTCTAGAGTCCAGCCATTTAGAGTCATCTGTGCCATGAAAGACAGTGTTATACACAccttggaagaaagaaaattgcacATGCACATCTGCTGGACTTTCCAATGTCAAATCCAATCTTGATACTGTACTCTTAATAAGGTGTTTCATGACGTAAACGAATCCTGATGCTTACAAATGAATAATTTCGAATTACTTATATTTCACTTTTCCAGAAATATCCTTACTCTGATGAATGCATTCGATTTGCCAGAAGGTAACGTAACCCAAGATAACTTTGAAcaaatgcagcagctgtgcaacATGACTGATCCAGCAACTTTTGCAACCCTCAAGTTTGAAACCTGTGATCTGGAAACTTTCCTGAATGATGTAAGTTTAACGCCCTAACACATATTGATACCATAAATATGGTAAGAATGCATAGCAACTACCTAATTGCCAAGTCTAGTGACTACCAATGTAAATTTAAGTGCCATGTGGTGTTAATGATCCTAAATCTTCCCCAGGGAGCTGAAGGAACTGGCCTGGCCTTTATTGTCTTCACTGAAGCAATCACCAAAATGCCTGTCTCACCTTTGTGGTCCATCCTCTTCTTCATCATGCTCTTCTGCTTGGGTTTGTCATCTATGTTTGGAAATATGGAAGGTGTGCTTGTACCTTTACAAGATCTCAAGATTATACCCTCCAGAGTGCCTAAGGAACTTATTACTGGTAAGTGCATTTTAGAGAAAAGTgacctccccaccctccccagaGAGCAGCTTGTGTGCTGAAAAAGCAGCCCATCCTGCTTCTACCTTCTGATCTGGAATGGTCTTAAGACTCCCAGATAACCTACTGAAGATTTTCTCATGTCCCAGTGGAGCAGCTCATGTGAAGTTCTTTCTgagcctgcaggcagctgttAACCCTTAGGCCTGCCCATCAGCCTGCTCATGATGACCACTGTCTCCTCCATTGGGAAGCCAGAGGACTTGAGTCCTTCACCCAGGCAGGATTTCTCTCAGAGCAACATTATCCCATCATCTATGAGGAACAGGAcctgttttctctcctcagctTTCTCCCTTTTTGTTTGCCACATCTGCCACCCGTGTAATGTCAGGAGAGTTTTACCCAAACAGAAGCCAGCCTCCCCAGaatgctaataaaaaaaaaaaaaaaaaaaaaaaaaaaaagtggtggcCTTCAGGTTGCAAGAGTTACTTTTTAAGCTTTATAGCTACTGGggaaatacttttctttcccattttgcttttgctttctttgcctaattgtgctgctgtttttgggtttttttcccacaggtCTCGTTTGTTTGGTGTGTTATTTCATAGCTTTCATTTTTGTGCTGAATTCTGGTAATTACTGGCTGAGTCTATTTGATGGTTATGCTGGCTCTATTCCCCTGCTGATAATTGCATTTTGTGAGATGTTTTCAGTCGTCTACATTTATGGAATAGACAGGTATGAAATACAGCTTAACCATTATTTGATATCAATGCATAAAGTGATTAGTGTTGTACAGCTACAATCTCGCTGCATCTCTGTGCACAGAATTTCTGTTATAGAAATCAGTGAAATTATGCAGCTATAATTTAGAGTTGCTTATATGTTTCAGGTTTTTGAAAGGGTTCTCAGcgaaaagaaaaaatgcttgtTAAGAATTTGTATGTGAAAGCTTTCCAGTTTATTATTACATTATAATAAATAAAGCTCTTTAACAACTAGTTCAAATAAAGATATCCCTAAGACATTACAAGAGAATATTAGGCATCAATGGAGTGCATTAATATGaatgcaaataatttatttttaaagtaggCATCAGAATGCAGATATTTGCAACAGTTACAAGAGCCACTATAGATcatttgccttttaaatatGGTGACATTTATAATAACTCTTCTTCAGGACTATTGCATTAAACAATTAATTAGCAGAAGCAAAGTACAGACACATTGGCTTAGAGCTGAAAGTTTAACACAGAGTTATATCCCAGGAGTGTTTACAGGGAGTGTTAAATGATGCTGTCCAACACAGGGAtctccaggcaggcagcagacaTTAGTTTACAGCAGCTTGCAAATCCAGGCTACTGAGATACGTTCTTAGCTGATAAATCCAGGACTTTATCAGTTGTAGCAGTGAGCAATTATCCTCTCAACTTTCTACTGATGTAATAAATCAGGTTTCAACATCTTCATGTTTGtaataaatacagaagaaatgtgaaataaagtACAGGGAATTCAATCACCCACAAGTTTTACTTGAACTTGTGCCAgattcagctgctgctcctggcagtggGGTGAATGTCCTTGTGACCCATTTTCCCATACTTTTATGCTACTTGAGGAAGCATGAATCAGGTTAGGTAAATTAGATGGTGTACCCTTGAGAAAGAAggcttattttaatttgttcagAACAGAAAAGGCTATGTTGAtcactttttcttcccttacaAAATAAGAGCTccttacaaaataaattacaataaaTCCTGGCACACAAGCATAGGTTGAGTCCATAAAGTGGGGgcaaggtgtgtgtgtgtttgtgtttgatTCAGAAAAAAGCCTCATACCAACCTTTAATGTTCCTCGCCAGTACACACTACTGTAGCCCTCTTTGAGAGCAGAGCTTTTCAGGGCTGCCCAAAAGTGGTGTTATGAGCTCCAGATGAGTTTCTGAGACCTTTCTCTGAGAAAGAGTCATTGGTAGAAAGATGGCTCTGTTGcttgaaggagaaaatgtgtGTTATCCATGACACACATGAACTACACCTGAACGTGTGCTGCAGTCAGGACATGGGCTCCACATCCTTTTAAGACACCTAGATCTCAGAAGTTAGggatgaaaatataaatttgcaTAGTAATTGAAATTCTAGTGGATTCAGTGTGTTGTTCAAGTTGAAGGACCAAGTGAATAGTCCCCTCAGGGTAATTCCCACAGGATATGCAGGAAATCCAGACAAAAGGACCAAAGCAGAAACCTCGAacttccaaattattttttaagaagtgtGTGCACAAGGTGTTGCATTATATGTAGAAGCCATAAATTGGTTCAGGAATGATGCAGACAGTACCACTCTCAATGCAGGGCTTGTTTCTTcttgtagaaatatttttgcccCACTGACCACTGCATGTTCCATGAATAATCCAAATAACACAATGTAGGTGTTTTTAATAATGAGTAAagttaaaaaatgtttcattattCAGCCTGAGAAAACTGGTAGATATACAAATTAGGCAAACATATTATAATCTAATTATTAAATTACTTctatttgcttttgttcttttttgatACTGTATCACTCCCTTTAATTTATGCAGTACTGAGATACTTATCAAAAAATTGTGAAGCAATACTGCAATATGTTCTGGGGAAAATCCATCTGCATGGACTCTTTTCTGTTGACGCTATTTCACATATGCCTCACAGACATCTTCAAGATAGTACAtctccaaaaataattttccagacTTGCAATCATATGTGTCTTAATTTGAACGAGTGAGGTCTAACTCCTGATCTTGTAAATTCTGGTCTCTCTCAAACTTACATTAGCAAATTCCTGGGAACCACAGTAAGGGGTAGTTTGGATTTCCCTGTTTATGAGCAGGCGTTCTTTTAACCTGGCCAACTTTTAAGTCTGAACctcctgctttttgtttctaGGTTTAACAAGGATATTGAGTTCATGATTGGACACAAGCCCAACATTTTCTGGCAGGTTACCTGGAGATTCATCAGTCCTCTCATTATGTTagttatctttttattttattttgtggtgaAAGTCAACCAAGAACTGCTCTACAGTGTTTGGGACCCTAGCTATGTAAGTgtgtaaatgaaaatatgtatttataattattttaggTATTCTTCTTTAATGTAAGAGTCATTTTCAGTTATATTCATCTTCCATCTCAAACAGTTTTCTAGCAAACTTGCCACAACACATGGAAATGGgactgctttcttttctcctcttttgcaACCTCACTTCCCTCTAATGTTTCAGCCCTCCCTCACCCTTGTATTTCAGCCTTCCCACAAAAAGGCTGATTGGCCATAAAGTCCTGTCAGACCCCCCATCCCCACATTTCTTTGTGCCAAGGAAGTGTTCCAGTTGCCCCAGTCTCCCTTCCTGGCTCTTACTGCTTTCATGCCATTTCCTTTACatcattttaaagtaaaaataaaccaaaaccagctgAGACTGGAAAGCCTTGAAGTGAAAGCTGCTGTGGAATTGGCAAACTGTTGTACCGTTATGGTTGGCCAACGTTCTGATCACAGTTTTGATCTGTTGAATTATTGAATGTGTGCATGGCCCCAGGTATTTGCTCCTTGTGACTTTTTACAACTTGGTTGTTTGCTCTTTCAGGAGGAGTTCCCCAAAACACAGAAGGTTGAATATCCCCCCTGGGTGTATGCTATCATTGTAATCCTCGCCGGAGTGCCCAGTTTGACCATCCCTACCTTTGCCATCTACAAAGCCATCAGGAACcgctgtcagaaaaaaaatgatcgTGCTGGCCTTATTGCTACATCTGAGACTTCCATTAATGGAAACTTAAAGTATTCATcataaaccctttttttttttcaaatgtggaAGGATGCCCTGTCAGtgaggaaagtaaaaaaaaaatatatatattttttaagaatccggtgttaattttattttcatgaaaggATAACCATGTGTTGTTTCCAGGTAAACATTTGGTAACAATGCAATGCACTGTGAAGAGTTGATGGCCTGCCTTCTGGAAGCAAAAAAAGTGACATTTGCAAGTGATTGGGGCACCAGGCCAAATAATTTGTCCTCTTTCGAGTTCTGAAGCCAGCTTGTTTGAAACTGGCTTCTATCCCCTCTGCTTGGGGATGCACTGTGCATGAAGTGACTCTTCCATGTGTAATCATCCTGGTTGGGGGGCCAATATGAAGGGTAACTTAATGCTGTCCTCTCTTGCAcattaaattgtttttactttaCATGCCACTGTGTTGCACAAAGCCACTAACATTATTTGTGTCATAGAGaagtgtaaaatatttaataaaaatgtttctaagtATGAGGATGACAGCTTGATTAATTTAGAAttctatatattttataaattgcCTATAACTTCCAAGTTCCTAGCAGATAGTGCTGCATTTGCTGATGACAGGAGATGTAATCTTgcagtggggcagcagcagctcagaaaagagcaaaatctGCCTTCTGTGGCACCCATGAGCAAGGGGCACACCACTTGTCTGGGGGATCTGTGCTGATGGGAGATCCAAGGCACACTAAGGTGCAAATCTTGCTCTTCTCTGTTGCCATCAAGGTAGGTGGCTCTGGCtcatgtacacacacacacacacccacacccacacacacccacacctAACAACTATTAGAATTTTTTAACTTCCATGTGATCCACTGGAGCTCAGTGAGAAGTCCCATTCCTCATGTGGCCACCGGAGAGGGAAAGGGGCACTGTTAGAGCACCCAGGCAGAGGGCCTGAGGCAGACAGTGTCCATGTCCCCTCTGGATGGGTGATCCTCTTCATCCAACTGTCTGTGTATGTGGACAGTGATACACTTGTATCACCTTGCAACAATTCCTACACCCACCTTTTGAAACACAAATGGATCCAATTTAGATCCTCATACTGGttgtaataaaaatactttcttaaaaGGAATTGGTACACTTAGGGTATATTTACTCCAGAATTTATCTTTAGACTAGtctttttcctctaaaatgAGAGTAAAGCGCCAGACATTGCATGTGTacttcatggaatcatagaatcaatggtttgggttggaaaagaacttGAAGATtatccagttccaccccccctgccatgggcagggacaccttccatttggccaggtttctccaagccccatccaacctggacATGAAGACTTGCAGGGatgggcatccacagcttctctgggcaacccattCCAGAGAATCTGAatgattaaattaatttacattccattttcacttttttaaaactacattAATGTAAGTAACTATTTGAACTATTTGAAGATGTTACTCTTTAATaggaagaacattttttgtcagatttttctgctgaaaaattcTTAGCCACCAGGAACAAGTCACACCCCGTGTGAAGTGGCTGGCCGCGGTGCCAGGTGTGGAATTTGGGGTGTTGCTGGAAGGGCCCAAGCCCAGCCCAAGGCATCTCCTGATCAGAAGCAGCATCTCCTGATCAGAAGCAGCATCTCCTGatcagagcagcaggggaaggagtgATGGTGGTGTGTGCCCTGGGATCACTGACGTTGTGCAAGGGCTGCCAAACCACCAGCTCGTGGTGTGTCCAGCTCGTGTGTGCCCTCTGAGACAAGCCCAACAAGACACTGGGAAGTTGAGTTGCTCCATCTGTGAGTCTGGATATTTGCAGAGGTGAAAGCAGATGAGCTGTGACAGCCCAGGGAGAATCATGCAGTCTTGATCTCAAACTGATGGATGATCTGATCCCATTTGTGTGCTtaactgcagagcagggcttttattttgggggaaaCAATTCATCTTCACTTAGAAACTCTTCTCATTTAGAGAGGAGAATCCAGGCATAAACTGTTTGTTGATTTACTGAGGCAAGCAAGCTGACTGGCTGCTCTGTTTAGTGTGGAGTGAACCGATTTGCCATGCACACCAGCAAAACACTGGTatgactgaaagaaaacagaaaaatattctcacATACTTTCAAGTGAAGGAAAGCATTTGGCTCTTGCATTCATCAGTAACTATTTAATGTATAATAAAAATAGTCACTGGGGATTCATTGACAGGTGGGAAGTGATTAACTTCTAGCAACTATTATGAAAATGGACCAAATTCTAATGTCTGAACATACAAGGTCtaatttttcttggctttttttttttctaattgactttttgtatttgaaaaagatgccttcatttatttacttttattaatAAACTAAGACAGGAAATGCCAATGTCTTATTCACAGATTTTTACAGGTAGTTTGCAATTTAAATTAGTCCACTGCaaaggtttctttttaattatattcAGTGTCACACTTCTCTGACAGAGTCTGAGAACATaaggagaacagaaaataaaaacctgtttGATCCTGAGTTACCCATTAACAACATATTCCCAAGCGGTCTAACTATAGAAGGAGCTGCAAAAAAGGCAAGAGTGGTAACCCTctatataataataattcctGGTTTTGTCTTTAAACTGCAGCCTTGGCAATGACACAGCCCTTTGCATCAGATAAAAAGAAAGCTCCACCTCTCTTCCAAGATCCTTCTGTCACCCTCCATAAAACCTGTAGGAGAGACAGGTTTTGAAGCATCTTCCCATTTTTAGGGCAAGGGGCTAAGGAGCCACGGATATTTCATTATAATGCCACAAGATTTATCAGCGACACCTGAAACCCCCAAAGAAGATGGCAGACCCAAGTGGGACAATAAGTTCCAGTATATTTTGAGCTGTATCGGATTTGCCGTTGGCCTGGGGAACGTGTGGCGGTTTCCTTACTTGTGTCAGATACACGGAGGCGGTAAGATTGGAACGGGACTTTGCCAAAATACTGAACTGCAATCCTCACGCAACCGTACTAACTTCTGATGGGCATGGAAATTACATAATTTATATCAGTTaaatccctttttaaaaaacactgatTGTCATTAATGTCTTGCACTAGTTAATGAGCTCTTTccatagaaatatatttaattataaaatgaTACGTTCGGTTAGGAAGACTAGACTGATGCTGACCTGACTGATGATAGAACAAATCTATGTTGAAGTTTTTATACTGCTACTAAGATCCCAAAGGAAGCAGGAAACTGAACCTGCAGCTGGCTACCTTAGGGAGAAATGAGAAGCTCTGGGGAGGCCTGAGGGAACTGGCCCCTAGACAAATGGCCACTGAACTTTCCTTTGGGATGGTGAGTGAGGCATTCCCCACCCATGCTCTTAGGAGATACCTCATCCTCTAGAATTCCCCCTGCACAAAACTAAATTGTGCTTTTGGCTGTCTGTTTAAAATGCTCAGCTGATGGAGCAGCAACAGGAGCCTGCCAGGTGTCATGGACAGCTGCCTAAGCCTTTGCCTGGGCACCAGTTCCACAAAGAATTGCTTTGGAAGCAGGCAATTTGGTAAATATAAATGCATCTGAAAAGAGTACTTGGTAACTCAGCATTCACAGAAGCTTTTGAAATCTGCCACAGTAAGCTGTCTAAAGAAGAGTGAGTGATTGTCTCAGTCCGGTGTTATTTATTATCTTTCAATTAATTGGAGAAACCGAAAATTCACACCTGAAGAAACTGTTAAGTGTGTTTTATTGAGGTGTCTGTATTACTTGATGAACTACATCTATTTCAATCCACCAAGGAACCAGTAATGGATGTAGCCTGCAAAGGAAGGTGTTTCAGAGAGAATTAGCCACTTACATAGGGACTATGGTAAATAGCTCAATGTATTAAGAGAAAGAACCTTGGCAGATGTAGCAGAACACTAGGAAGTAGGCAGAGATATTGCTGCCTATAGTAAGGCAACTTCTGAGTCTCTGACTTTTTCTGAAAGTCCACTTTTTAAAGTcaactttaaaaattagaaaaaaatttttaagacAAAATGCGGAAAAGTCCCAGCAATTATTCAAGGGTTAGAAAGTTAAAGCGAAGTAAAGTTAGAAAACTTCTGGGACATGAAAATACGTAAGAATTCAATCTATTTAAGTAATGAAGTTGAAAATTAAAGAGTATGTTTATCATAGCCTATaaacaagaaaatggaaattattttggtgGCAAGGAGCTTTTTAAGGCTGAATATGCAACTGCTGAGAGTTACACAAATAGAGGTAAGAAAAGACAAGAGGCAGTAGGTTAGATTCCTCCCAGGACACTTGATGGtttctattaattattttaaaaatgtgacacCCAGTGAAACTCCTGCAGAAAAGTACCATCACTGGGTGGCTAGAAAGCCAGGAGTACACactgtttctctgtgtttgtcCAAGgaaattactgggaaaaaaaccctgtcaaTTCAGTCAATGATACTGGCATTTATGAGACTTGATGAACATCTTTAGAGAGATATCCCCATAGCAGATGGCATGAGACCtgcaaggaaaatattcttatgGAGCAGGAGCTATAGGCCAAATCCTCTACAGCATCTCAGGTGATCTTTCTATCTTGGAAAGCAAGGGGAAAAGCATTCAGGATTAACAAACAACATAATAAAGCAAACACAATGTGATGTTTTTATAATGTAGTGAATGATTAACACAAAGTGCTCAGTGGAAAGTTTGAAAATCCTAGGCAGGACCATAGCAAGGTGCAGCTCCTCCACACATTTcattgcacagagcagcttctggAGTCACCAGCTGCAAGAGCCTGCACAAAATTGGTGCAAAAATGGGATTAAGATGAAATATTGTTCTATTGCCCACAAAAAAGTCTCTCACACTTTCCTATGAAGCACCAATTGTTGCTTCTCCGTGGCCAGCTGTGACCAGTGGTGTTTCAGATCCCAGCCTCACCTCAGAAGGTAGCAGTGCTCATCTGCTCCTGAGGTTTGATCTCTACCCTCCATCCTCCCTTCTGGGGTCCCCTGCATCCCTATCTCACTGCCCCAAGAGAAGCATGAGTCTGACTGCAAGGAAGTCATCTGTCTTATGGACTTAGCAGTGCTCAGAAAGTCTGCTTGCTTGTGCATCCAGCTCCAGAACTCCACTATTTCCCACAGGAATGTCTAGGGACAAAAAGACATGGTTATAGCAGGTTTAAAGAGAGTAAAAACAGGTAAATGCTGCAGGGGCAAGGGCCGAGTTGCTCCTTTGCTCCCTGAGTAGTAATGCTGCCAGTGAGAAACCAGCTTAAAACAGCCACCAGACTCAGTAATGGCAAACAGCTACTTTGCATCACCACCAAGAGTGGCACAAGACAGTGGTGAATTAAGGTCAATGTATGGATGGGCAGCCAGTGTTTGGTCATTATTGTGTCCTTCAACAAAGGGCTCAAAGAGCTCAACAGCAGGATGGACACTCTAACAGAATGCTGTGAGGGTTGTGAATAATTTGTCATAGAAAGCTGGCATTGGAAAAGCTGAGTGAGTTATGAAGATCACTGAGAAGGCAGAGCTCTTCCATTTACAACTGTGTGTAAGGtagctgcatttttcttctgttaatttAAAGCAGTGACAggtttgcattttcaaaagcaaacaacTCAGGTGCAAAAGCCCAACAGATTTTCAGGGGTACTGGAGCATAAATCCTGCATGTGTGCATGTGAAGATGTGAGATGTGCACATGGGAGAGACCAGCAGCACTGTGTTTAACTGGGAGCCCTGAGAAGTGCCATGGCTTTCTGCCTGTAGCCATAATCACAAGCATGGAGAAACCAGGTATGGATATGGCATAGACATGCTTGAAGGCTGGATGGCTTCTGGGGTAGTTTTACAGCTGGTTCAGGTGACATCCTCGTTTCTGCATCTTTTCAAACACAAGAGATGAAAACAAGTGCTTGTACGTTTGTCTCATGTCAGCTGTTCCCATCAGACCTCTGGCCCTGATTCACTGCACATTAGTGTTACTCAGTAACTCGGATCTAATATAATATCAGTTCTGCTGACATTTATCACCTGCTGCCGTTACTGATTATTTGGGTTTATTGCCTGAGTTGAGTTAGCTATTTACTTTTCATGACTAATGGGTATGAAGGTTGTTTGCCACAGTTGGGAGAGACAAACACAAACGTTCCCAGGCAACTGGGATTGAAAAGAATTCTCTGAATACCCCAGTACAGAGCTTGTCACTTAAAACTGAGACACTAAC includes these proteins:
- the SLC6A19 gene encoding sodium-dependent neutral amino acid transporter B(0)AT1, whose translation is MVKLKLPNPGLEDRIPSHAELEVLEKEEADTRPKWDNKAQYMLTCVGFCVGLGNVWRFPYLCQSHGGGAFMIPFLILLVLEGIPLLHLEFAIGQRLRKGSVGVWSSIHPTLKGVGIASMFVSFLVGLYYNTIIAWVMWYFFNSFQEPLPWNNCPLNNNRTDYVEECAKSSPVDYFWYRETLNISTSIEDSGSILWWLLLCLTCAWGVLYVCTIRGIETTGKAVYVTSTLPYVVLTIFLIRGLTLKGSTNGIVYLFTPNVSELANPVTWLDAGAQVFYSFSLAFGGLISFSSYNSVHNNCEKDAVIVSVINGFTSIYAATVIYSIIGFRATARYDDCFDKNILTLMNAFDLPEGNVTQDNFEQMQQLCNMTDPATFATLKFETCDLETFLNDGAEGTGLAFIVFTEAITKMPVSPLWSILFFIMLFCLGLSSMFGNMEGVLVPLQDLKIIPSRVPKELITGLVCLVCYFIAFIFVLNSGNYWLSLFDGYAGSIPLLIIAFCEMFSVVYIYGIDRFNKDIEFMIGHKPNIFWQVTWRFISPLIMLVIFLFYFVVKVNQELLYSVWDPSYEEFPKTQKVEYPPWVYAIIVILAGVPSLTIPTFAIYKAIRNRCQKKNDRAGLIATSETSINGNLKYSS